One window of Microcoleus vaginatus PCC 9802 genomic DNA carries:
- the queC gene encoding 7-cyano-7-deazaguanine synthase QueC: MKAVILLSGGLDSSTVLYQAKADGCECYAISFDYKQRHRRELESARAIALAAGVKAHQIVNFDLTLWGGSALTDNEMELPIDRNLAEMSQNIPITYVPARNTIFLSFALAYAETLEADRIYIGVNALDYSGYPDCRLDYIQAMQEVFRLGTKQGREGNAINIITPLIELKKTEIIQLGNQLGVPWEQTWSCYAGGENACGVCDSCRLRLAAFEELGLKDPVPYA; this comes from the coding sequence GTGAAAGCAGTTATTTTATTGTCGGGAGGGCTGGATTCCTCAACTGTTTTGTATCAAGCCAAAGCCGACGGCTGCGAGTGTTACGCTATTTCCTTTGACTACAAGCAAAGACATCGGCGGGAGTTGGAATCAGCAAGGGCGATCGCACTTGCTGCAGGTGTTAAGGCACATCAGATAGTAAACTTTGACTTAACACTGTGGGGCGGTTCGGCATTGACAGATAATGAGATGGAATTACCGATCGATCGCAATCTTGCAGAAATGTCCCAAAACATCCCAATTACCTACGTTCCTGCTAGAAATACGATCTTTCTCAGCTTTGCCCTCGCCTACGCAGAAACTCTAGAAGCCGATCGCATTTACATCGGTGTCAACGCTTTAGATTATTCCGGCTATCCCGACTGCCGCCTCGATTACATCCAAGCTATGCAGGAAGTATTTCGGTTAGGAACAAAGCAGGGCAGAGAAGGAAATGCTATTAATATTATCACACCTTTAATCGAACTTAAAAAGACAGAAATTATTCAATTAGGCAACCAATTAGGAGTACCTTGGGAGCAAACTTGGTCTTGCTACGCAGGCGGGGAAAATGCCTGCGGCGTTTGCGATTCTTGTCGGTTGCGACTGGCGGCTTTTGAGGAATTGGGGCTGAAAGATCCGGTGCCTTATGCTTAA
- a CDS encoding GTP cyclohydrolase II, producing the protein MSKPKHIVLTSHPDRSGTKPHPIYWGEIDPLKRGPVIGSLTKASHRNAIGTHSGSYSVYRALAVASGALQADHRPDFTNTSPAAHIGPHPSWGDRNLIVSLDPFGGLVSEVYTSFLQQGYDIRPTIAVTKAHINMPELQDAIAKGRVQIDGKIVKAGGNLAVTKIAIDPVWYLPGIARRIGAQESVLRRVLFEQTGGMFSDLVTRPDLQVFLPPIGGTTVYIIGDVANISDPDKQLAVRVHDECNGSDVFSSDICTCRPYLVHGMEICIQTAQAGGSGVIVYFRKEGRALGEVTKFLVYNARKRQEGGDRADAYFTRTECVAGVQDMRFQELMPDVLHWLGISRIDSLVSMSDMKYNAIINSGIQVVDRIPIPEDWIPADAQVEIVAKKAAGYYTPDPVPDATILGEAIGRDLGD; encoded by the coding sequence GTGTCAAAACCAAAGCATATAGTTTTAACATCCCATCCCGACAGATCCGGCACAAAACCTCATCCCATTTACTGGGGAGAAATCGATCCGCTGAAACGGGGGCCTGTGATTGGTAGCCTCACCAAAGCGTCTCACCGGAATGCGATCGGCACTCATTCGGGTTCCTACTCTGTTTATCGCGCGCTAGCAGTTGCTTCGGGCGCACTCCAAGCAGATCACCGCCCCGATTTTACCAACACCTCTCCGGCCGCACACATCGGGCCGCACCCGAGTTGGGGCGATCGCAATTTGATTGTTTCTCTCGATCCCTTTGGGGGTTTGGTCAGCGAAGTTTATACTTCATTTCTCCAGCAGGGATATGATATTCGACCGACCATTGCTGTCACTAAAGCTCACATTAATATGCCGGAATTGCAAGATGCCATCGCTAAGGGGCGAGTGCAAATTGATGGCAAAATAGTCAAAGCAGGTGGCAATTTAGCAGTAACTAAAATTGCGATCGACCCGGTTTGGTATTTGCCGGGAATTGCTCGGCGGATTGGGGCTCAAGAAAGCGTTCTCCGCCGTGTCCTGTTTGAGCAAACAGGCGGAATGTTCTCGGATTTAGTGACGCGGCCGGACTTACAGGTTTTCTTGCCACCTATTGGCGGAACTACGGTTTATATTATTGGCGATGTCGCGAATATTTCTGACCCGGATAAGCAGTTGGCGGTACGGGTACACGATGAATGCAACGGTTCAGATGTCTTCAGTTCCGATATCTGCACTTGCCGCCCTTATTTGGTACACGGGATGGAAATTTGCATCCAAACGGCACAAGCAGGCGGTTCTGGGGTAATAGTTTACTTCCGCAAGGAAGGGAGAGCTTTGGGGGAAGTGACTAAGTTTTTGGTGTACAATGCCAGAAAACGGCAGGAAGGCGGCGATCGCGCTGATGCCTATTTTACGCGCACTGAATGTGTTGCGGGAGTTCAAGATATGCGGTTTCAAGAACTAATGCCAGACGTGCTGCACTGGTTGGGTATCTCTCGAATTGACAGTTTAGTTTCTATGAGCGATATGAAATACAATGCGATTATCAATTCTGGCATTCAGGTGGTCGATCGCATCCCTATTCCTGAAGATTGGATTCCCGCAGACGCACAAGTCGAAATTGTCGCCAAAAAAGCCGCCGGCTACTACACGCCAGACCCGGTGCCAGATGCTACAATTCTTGGAGAAGCGATCGGACGGGATTTAGGAGATTAA
- a CDS encoding adenylate cyclase, with translation MANLRSSVIVKTDICGYTARVKKLSQSDLSSLLNEHKNFVSDISARNEGSVIKGEGDSFWIIFPSVTAAAVAAIEMQQELRAQQSSKANDERLAIRVSITLGDVLHQDKDIFGDTVNLTARIESVTPPDEIYLSQAAWLALNKAEVQTSFVNEFSLKGMSEPEKVYKVDQSYKTRIIKNQAIIKADLRGFIAYQESNSIKDVEYLLTNFDTFEKTICEEYGGTIRSIVGDSHLLTFPEAHSALAAMESLCENWKLFIHANQIPCGLSVGVAKGNLYIFRSCTYGKDINIADRLEDLSKIVSPRVEKNSVIVSDQIKREVSGSKWEYKLIKLDKNVILDNLLDYSQFDFFQENDVYRCLVV, from the coding sequence ATGGCTAATTTGCGTTCTAGTGTGATCGTAAAAACAGATATTTGCGGATATACCGCCAGAGTCAAAAAATTATCTCAGTCGGACTTGAGTAGTTTGTTAAACGAGCATAAAAATTTTGTTTCAGATATTAGCGCCAGAAATGAAGGTAGCGTGATCAAAGGGGAAGGTGATTCATTTTGGATAATTTTTCCCAGCGTCACAGCAGCGGCAGTAGCAGCCATAGAAATGCAGCAAGAATTGAGAGCGCAACAATCTAGCAAGGCGAACGACGAACGATTGGCTATTCGCGTGTCGATTACATTAGGAGATGTCTTGCATCAAGATAAAGATATCTTTGGCGATACTGTGAATTTAACAGCGCGCATAGAATCAGTAACTCCGCCGGATGAAATATATTTGTCCCAAGCAGCATGGCTGGCGCTCAACAAAGCAGAAGTGCAAACGTCTTTTGTCAACGAGTTTTCTTTGAAAGGGATGAGCGAACCGGAAAAAGTATACAAAGTTGACCAAAGTTATAAAACGCGAATCATCAAGAATCAAGCAATAATTAAAGCAGATTTGAGAGGTTTTATAGCTTATCAAGAATCTAATTCTATCAAAGACGTTGAATATTTGCTCACCAACTTTGATACTTTTGAAAAAACAATTTGCGAAGAATACGGTGGCACAATTCGCAGTATTGTTGGGGATTCGCATTTGTTGACTTTCCCGGAAGCTCACTCAGCCTTAGCGGCAATGGAAAGTTTGTGCGAGAATTGGAAACTTTTTATTCACGCCAATCAAATACCTTGCGGCTTGTCCGTGGGAGTTGCTAAGGGAAATTTATATATATTTAGGTCTTGCACTTACGGAAAAGATATTAACATAGCCGACAGACTGGAAGATTTAAGTAAAATAGTATCTCCGAGGGTCGAAAAAAACTCGGTGATAGTTTCCGATCAAATAAAACGCGAAGTCAGCGGATCGAAGTGGGAATATAAGCTGATCAAACTAGATAAAAATGTGATTTTAGATAATCTTTTAGATTACAGTCAGTTTGACTTTTTTCAAGAAAACGATGTTTACCGTTGTTTGGTGGTATGA
- a CDS encoding cytosine deaminase has product MLPSTSNYWLKNSRVPASLLEMQSIAPSASTVATTGTENNFCLVDLEIAAGKIAQIIPAGTKPVSSSGDIPVIDLQGGLVWPCFVDMHTHLDKGHIWERSPNPDGTFASAIEAVGADAQKNWNAEDVYRRMQFGLKCSYAHGTKAIRTHIDSAGEQGTVSLGVFEALQAEWGDRLILQAVSLVSLDYFLTPAGEKLADRMAQIGGILGGVAYMNPDLDKQLDRVFALAKERNLNLDFHTDENDDPDSVTLREVAKTAIRHEFGGQIICGHCCSLAVQPSDLVTETLELVKEANIGIVSLPMCNLYLQDRQSQHTPRWRGVTLLHELKAAGIPVAVASDNCRDPFYGFGDHDVLEVFNMAVRIAHLDRPYGDWPCAVTKTPADLMGLPNLGRVAVGLPADLILFKARNFSELLSRSQGDRTVLRQGIKIDTTLPDYRELDDLLAI; this is encoded by the coding sequence ATGTTGCCAAGTACATCTAATTATTGGCTAAAAAATAGTCGCGTACCCGCGTCTCTTCTAGAGATGCAATCGATCGCCCCGTCAGCTTCTACTGTGGCGACAACGGGGACTGAGAACAATTTTTGTTTGGTGGATTTGGAAATTGCAGCGGGTAAGATCGCCCAAATTATCCCAGCAGGTACAAAACCTGTATCCTCCTCTGGAGATATCCCAGTTATAGATTTGCAGGGCGGCTTAGTTTGGCCTTGCTTTGTGGATATGCACACCCATTTAGACAAAGGTCACATTTGGGAACGATCGCCCAATCCCGATGGAACTTTTGCCAGCGCGATCGAAGCGGTAGGCGCTGATGCCCAAAAAAACTGGAATGCAGAGGATGTTTACCGGCGGATGCAGTTCGGCCTCAAGTGCAGCTACGCCCACGGAACCAAGGCCATCCGCACTCACATCGACAGCGCAGGCGAACAGGGAACCGTTAGTTTGGGAGTATTTGAAGCGCTGCAAGCCGAATGGGGCGATCGGCTGATCTTGCAAGCAGTTTCCCTGGTTTCCCTCGACTATTTCCTGACACCCGCCGGCGAAAAATTAGCCGATCGCATGGCCCAAATTGGCGGCATTCTCGGCGGCGTCGCCTATATGAACCCCGACTTAGACAAACAACTCGATCGAGTTTTTGCCTTAGCCAAAGAACGAAATTTAAACCTCGACTTCCACACCGACGAAAACGACGATCCAGATTCAGTAACATTGCGGGAAGTCGCAAAAACCGCCATCCGCCATGAATTTGGGGGTCAAATAATCTGCGGACACTGCTGTAGTTTAGCCGTACAACCGTCAGATTTAGTAACAGAAACCCTGGAATTAGTCAAGGAAGCAAATATTGGCATTGTCAGCTTGCCGATGTGCAACCTTTACTTGCAAGACCGACAATCTCAGCATACACCGCGCTGGCGGGGAGTGACACTGCTGCACGAACTCAAAGCCGCCGGAATTCCCGTTGCAGTTGCTAGCGACAATTGTCGCGATCCCTTTTACGGATTTGGCGACCATGATGTTTTGGAAGTTTTTAATATGGCAGTCCGCATCGCTCATTTAGATAGGCCTTATGGAGACTGGCCCTGTGCAGTTACAAAGACTCCAGCCGATTTAATGGGATTGCCGAATTTAGGACGAGTTGCAGTGGGTTTACCTGCTGATTTGATTTTGTTTAAGGCGCGGAATTTTAGCGAATTGTTATCTAGATCGCAGGGCGACCGCACAGTTTTGCGGCAGGGCATTAAAATTGATACAACTTTGCCCGATTACCGCGAACTCGATGATTTATTAGCAATTTAA